The following DNA comes from Miscanthus floridulus cultivar M001 chromosome 5, ASM1932011v1, whole genome shotgun sequence.
gaatttgaatcaccttcttatgatgatcttgtcaaattgttaaaccaatacactaaactaattagaaagacaagagctaaaaataagaagctagaacttgagaatgactcactcttaacaaagtatgacatagccaaaaaagctaatgatgagcttagagaagagaataaaattgtgtcatccaaactcaagtagctcaaaacctctaaaagggagtttagagaaaaacatgataaacttgaggggatacacaatgagctcaccactagttacaacttgctaaaagaagagtacacaaatctcaagattaatcatgacaatcttattctttctcatgagttattgtcCAATGAGCCAGATGATGCTACTGACAATGTTGTTAaaattgatatagccacatcatgtgatgacttaattgttgacagcattgagcaaggttctagtagcaaaggcaagaaaatgGTTgaatccgacaactatgatgattatgtcaagctcaagaatgaaaatgaaaagctcaagaaggatcttgaaaagctatcaaccactaacacaattgtgatagagaatcttgacaacgATCATGATATGACTCTTAAGAATGAGatacttagagaagagaacaagagactcaagatgaagaagaatcatgatgaacttagagaagaaaacaagaaactcaagttggaaaaaagaacatctcaagaccggtttgagcaagttcacaagaggccaatatctctaaattgagctacttatgaacaccatgatgaagatggatagaagtggtattgggttcttggcaaatcaagagaagaaaactCAGGCTCAACATCatcaacaatacaagtcaaagcctaagctaAAGAGAtactttgagtgtggacaagaaggtcactttgctcatgaatatgaagctccaccaccacaacccttgcccaagcatgctagaccctttgcctttaatgctcactacatacttagaaaagattctagtgtaaatatgaaagtcatgttcttaggtccacccaacaagaataggcctaaacaaatttggattgctaagtcactagttgagaaattcaagggccctcatcaagtttgggtccctaaacaacaagcttgatctcttgtgtgtgtaggtgaactacaagagtACAAGGATtgagcaaagttgcaatatcaaatgatcactcaatatcaaatatgctatatgttgcttcattgagcttcaacttgctatccgttggtcaattatgtgatattggctttcaatgtttgttcaccgagAAAGAAGTGGTTGTgttaaagaaagatgatgatcaagttattttcaagggctttagatacaataacctatatctagtggatttcacctccaaagatgcaaactggaagacatgcttattcacaaaaacatcacttgggtggctttggcattgaagacttgcacatgttgggatgagctcactcaagaagttaatgaaaaatgagttggtgagaggtttgaaggatgtgaaatttgagaaggacaagctttgtagagcatgtcaagctggcaagcaagttgcaaacactcatccaaccaaagcttacatgtcaacaacaagagtgctagagcttctccacatggatctatttggaccaacaacttataagagtttggaaggcaacctctattgtcttgtgataattgatgactactctagatacacttgggtgttcttccttcatgacaagaccgaagtggctgtatgtttcaagaagtttaccaagagagcacaaaatgaatttgaagtgaagctcaagaagataagaagtgataatgggaaagaatttgacaacacaaacattgaagcatattgtgatgatgttggaatcaagcatgaggtctccacaacctatactcctcaacaaaatggtgttgtagaGAGAAAGAATCAGACACTAATCACCCTTACAAGaatgatgcttgatgagtacaatacacctcaagatctatgggcggaagccatcaacaccgcatgctatgcatccaactgccaaTTTCTCTAAAAGTTTCAtcgcaagaccccttatgagttgctcaatgagaagaagTCGGATGTCTCATTcttttgggtgtttggttgcaaatgctacatctacaaaaaaTGGTAACACCTAAGAAAGTTCCAAAGACGTCGTGATATTGGTTTTTTTGTTggctactcatcaaagtccaaagcatatcgagtatttaatcatgccatcggcttggttgaagaaacatatgatgtgaaatttgatgaatctaacggctctcaaggagcatatgagaatcttgatgatgcagatgatgaaccattgagggaggccatgaagaatattccggttgaagacatcaagcccaaagatgatgaagatgatatacaagtgattgatccaccctcttcatcaaatgtgccacaagatgatgataaagatgggagtatagaaaatgaagatactcatgtctctcatgaccaaatggtggcacaagctcaagatgttgatgctccacaacttcCTCCTCAAGtgattgatagaagaaattcgccTCTACTttaagcacatccacaagatctcatcataggaagtccttcaaagggtgtaatgactcgctctaaaaaacttgcttcatttattgaatatcactcgtttgtttcttgcattgagcctaagaatgtagaagaagctcttcaagatccggattggataaatgccatgtatgaagaattgaacaacttcacatgcaatgaagtttggacacttgaagagcgatcacaagatgcaagagtcattggaagaaagtgggtgttccgcaacaagcaagataatcaaggcatcgttgtgaggaacaaggcaaggctagttacaaaggggttctctcaagttgaagggttggattttggagagacctttgcactggttacaagacttgaagccattcgtatccttcttgcatatgcatctcgtcatgaaatgaaattatatcaaatagatgttaaaagtgcatttttaaatggctttataaatgaactaatctatattgatcaacctcctggcttcgaggaccctagatatcctaatcatatttataggttgtccaagacactatatgggctaaagcaagccccaagagcttggtatgaacgccttcgggatttccttattaagaagggcttcaccattggaaaggttgataccacactattcatcaagaagcttgatggagagatcttcatttgtcaagtatatgttgatgatatcatatttgactcatcaaatgaagactattggaaagagtttggtgaattgatgtcgaaggagtttgacatgtctatgattagagagcttatattctttcttggttttcaagtcaagcaaatgagaaaagggattttcatctctcaagaaaggtataccaaggatcttctcaagaggtttgaagtggatgaatgtaagccaatcaagacaccaatgccatctaatggacatctcgacctagaagAGGGAGGTAaatcagttgatcaaactctctactattctatgattggtagcttgttatatttgaccgcatctaggcccatcatatttagtgtgtgtatgtgtgctaaatttcaagctagtcctaaggaggctcacttagttgccgttaaaagaatccttaggtaccttaagcacacaccaagcattggcctttggtatctcaaaggacCTAGATtctaactagttggctattccgattccgattatgccggttgcaaaattgatagaaaaagcacatccggagggtaccatttgcttggtagatcactagtgttttggacctctaagaagcaaaatagtgtggacTTATCCACCGTCGAGGCAAAGTACATCGCCACGGGTgcttgtgcacaaattctttatatgaagcAAACCCTTCtaaactatggtgtagttctagaaaatgtacctcttttgtgtgacaatgagagtgtggtaAAACGTGCTAATAACTCAGTTCAACACTCTcataccaagcacatagatatccgttatcactttcttagagatcatgttgctaaaaatgatatatcactagaaggtgtaaggaccgagggtcaattggcggatatcttcacaaaaccactagatgaggctacgttttgtcggttgaggaatgagctcaatatgcttgacctaagtaacttcactaaaaatgagtttgtgttgtcccttgtattgcattgtaatataaaacatgtttaatttttagtagtGCACTTACAGCTTGTCTTACATGGTTAAGACAAcagccaaaaagcgtgtgaaaaagcttaaccttggatcaaacttgacaagcaactagcttTACCTTTCTcgcattgcattgcatatgcatgtgtgttgctttgtcgtttcttttcggttatcttttgagcatccGTTGTGTTCGTCCACAAATagagagagcatttgaagctcctaatGGTTGAAATCCCTATTGTATGGTCACATGTTGCTCCTCACCTTTTTGTTACCTATTTTCCCAAAAAGAACTATGGttgaaggcaaaatattttgaaaatcttGAGGGTTTGAGCGAGGTCTCTCATATCAGTTCCAATTGGTGGTCTTTTGGGTGTTTACttgtattggaacttgattgggagAAAGTGTCACGAAGATAGGAGGAAGGTCATATGCTAAATCATGATCGAAGGCTCGACTGGTCATCACGAGAATGTTAATAGGAATCGATGAGACTCTACACCATGTCAGGTCATGAGCAGCGGATGCGTCAGTTCTCTGTGAAGGCATTTTTGGACCTATCTGTTATCGATCGGACTCAGGGGAGCAGCATCAGGTCAATTCCATCGGTGTGTCCGGTCGCAACTGTGTTCGCACGATTTGTTTCATAATCCGACCGACACATGGGGACCCACTCTCTTTCTTCTCTCTTGACCACGCCCATCTCTTTCTTTCTGTACGCCGTGCTGCTACTCTAACCCTAACCGTCGCCATGATTGTGCCTCTctagccaccgcaccaccaccgcctTCGTGGCCTCACCCTCTCACCTCTACACCATAGACACGTCTCGCCCGCTCACTCACGTGCCACGCTCATGCTCCCATCGCCGCGCCGCCACCAACACACCACCGTGACCACGCTCCTTAGTCCACCGTGCCACTCATCGCTACCGCACCATGTGCTCAGGTCATGCCCGCGTAGTGACCATGCTCAGGCTTGCCGCGCCGTGGGCAGTCACCACCGCCGCCACGGTTTCACCTCTCCCCCGGAGCACTGCCTTCCTCCTCGGCTCAGGTGACTTCGCGTCCTTAGCCTTAACCTCCAATGCCGCTCCTAGGCAAATCCCTTTGCCGACTTCATATTCACCTTGGTTCCCTACCTTGACATTCAACAGCTGTGCACCAACATTTCCATGACCTACAACGCCCCCATCTTGTACTAGTTGCCATGATCTGTGGTGCCCCTACGTTTGTTAGTGACTTACCTTTTCACATGGCTTCTTCTCGTTCCAAGGTAGTAAGCCAAGTTCATTCTATTCGTACCTCACTACTTACTTCTGATTAGGATCTCGCTCATCTCTAGAATATAATGTGATGCTTATATGTATTTCGTCTATTTCTATCCATGTAGCGAGACAGTGTGTTTGAGGTTACTTAGCAGCTGACAGTGGCAGTTGAACCCTGGGCCAAGCCCGCGGGTATGGATGGAGGCCAAACCTCACAAGTGTCAGTGGGTAGCGATTGCATAGCCAGTGGCAGTTGTTCTTGCAGTTGACCTTGTTAGTGGCAGTGATTCTCTGAGTCAGGGGAGCTCTTGATTGCTTGAtattgtttagtgatagttgttCTCTCAGTTGATAGTCATGGCTCATTGCAAGAACATCGGGGGTGGTCCTGGCGATGATGAGAGGCATTCGCCTCACCTAACAGAGTAGGAAAAGGGGAAGgggacaaagaagatggttacaaagaagaagcgcaagCGTGGTGACATAGAGGCAAAGAGAGCAACAGCAGTGGCCACCGCCGCAGAGTGTGCTGAGAGAGGTGGCAGAGGCAGTGGTGTTTGTATTGGTGGTCAATTGTCACTAGCTTAGAGGGCCACAGTGAAGGAGTTTGAGGCTAGTCAAGGTAGTCCACCTggtactatcatgcttggaggccAACGTGTATCTCTAGAGGATGCACCAGAGGGCACTCATGTGGAGGAGATTGAGCCTCAGAAGGATGCTGAGCAGCACcaggaggaggcagagcagcATCTGGAGTAGCCACTACGATGCTCAGGTCGTGCTCGTGCTCAGGTGACACCTAGGCCAGAGAGGCAAAGGCATGGTTCTCGGCCACCCCCTAGACCATGAGGCCCGCCACCAGTTGAGCACTTGGACTTGAGGGCTATCATAGCTCGACAAGTGCAGCAGCTTCACTTTATGGAGGTTGAGTAGTGGTTCCCACCTCAGCAGGACGAGAGGGCTTCAAAGGGTTTGTACATAGTgctataggaggatttctataatgcataaaTGAACAGTGGTGTAGCTTTTAGATCCCAGAGAGTGTGTCGCATGGAGGCTATAGTGGCGGCTGGAGGAGAGCAGGTTCGTCCCTACTTGGCTTGGTAGACCTCTTGGGGTGGATCGACATGTACATTTCTAGTTGGGTCAGAGAGTTCTACACCTCCTTGTGGATCGACCTCGATCACAGGTTCATTCACTTCACTTCACTTTCAGAGGATGTGACCGTAGGTTG
Coding sequences within:
- the LOC136455134 gene encoding uncharacterized protein, with product MKDKYKKKYKGKKDDSSDDDDEKKNNKPYKKKDGKKKEFHKKKNGKTNIVDDATDNVVKIDIATSCDDLIVDSIEQGSSSKGKKMVESDNYDDYVKLKNENEKLKKDLEKLSTTNTIRATVKEFEASQGSPPGTIMLGGQRVSLEDAPEGTHVEEIEPQKDAEQHQEEAEQHLE